The DNA segment CCCCATTTACTGTGATTCTCACCAAATGTGATGAAGAGGTTAATGATTGCAAATCCATAGGGTAATTGTTATAACCCGCAGATGCCTTGATATAAATATTGCGTGTCAATTTGCCATGCATGTCATAGGCTTCAACCAAAACATCTGATTGTTTTTTTAGCATAAAACCCAATGTAAAGAGCCCATTATTGGGGTTTGGGAAAACAGTCATATCATATTCTTTTGCATTTAGATTTTTGATTCCCGACGATTCAGGTATAGTATATGTCACCAGCAAGGCATCCGTATTTCCTTTTGTAGATAAACTTTGACCAACAATATTGGATGTTGATTCATAAAATGCTGCTACATATATAAAGTTGTTTCTATCAATATATAATCCTTGTGCCCCGTCATTATAAGCCCCTCCTCCGTAATCATACCAAATAACCTTTCCTGATGTATCTAAAGCTGCAATTAAATAATCATCGCCACCATAATAGGTGCTAGTCTTCCCAGCATAGGTAATTTGACCGCCAAGTTTACAGCCAATATATATAGTAGTATCTTTTTTATCTAAGGTTATTGCATAACCCTGGTCCATACCACTAGAACCGTATAGTTTGCCCCACTTAGCTACACCCAAAGAATCAAATTTTACTATATTTACATCATAGTTTCCTATGCCGCTTCCTAAAGATATATTATTGTAATCACTAGAAGTAACCGTTGAACCTCCCTTGTTATGTCCAGAAACATATATATTGTTCCAAATATCAGTCACGCATTCTAACCATACGTTTCCACCTGTTGAACTATGGATGCACTCCATCCACAAACATATGCCACTATCATTATAACGAGCTAAAACCCCAGT comes from the Bacteroidota bacterium genome and includes:
- a CDS encoding T9SS type A sorting domain-containing protein → MKKLKNLFAFAFIMGITHLINAQFTTMAIPIGSAEHDEADDVYADDSGNVYLFGSHNSFALSGSHTVRNFGGVDNYLIKFDNAGNVIWSQTVGSSGDEIVYFLGMDNDIYGNIYITGGYRTIATFTSQDNNDKTLTSKGGLDVYVAKYSSAGNLMWVNSYGGSGNDVAHDIAVDKYLNYYITGEFTGSAKFDYITLSSGGSSDIFIVKSDSSGHPKWGEIGTGVGEDVGTSVQIDNTGHIIICGYSGQPNSSMNMGGKTTTASAYQTGVLARYNDSGICLWMECIHSSTGGNVWLECVTDIWNNIYVSGHNKGGSTVTSSDYNNISLGSGIGNYDVNIVKFDSLGVAKWGKLYGSSGMDQGYAITLDKKDTTIYIGCKLGGQITYAGKTSTYYGGDDYLIAALDTSGKVIWYDYGGGAYNDGAQGLYIDRNNFIYVAAFYESTSNIVGQSLSTKGNTDALLVTYTIPESSGIKNLNAKEYDMTVFPNPNNGLFTLGFMLKKQSDVLVEAYDMHGKLTRNIYIKASAGYNNYPMDLQSLTSSSHLVRITVNGESTFSKIITIPRER